One window of the Vigna radiata var. radiata cultivar VC1973A chromosome 1, Vradiata_ver6, whole genome shotgun sequence genome contains the following:
- the LOC106766618 gene encoding uncharacterized protein LOC106766618 → MATGPERSKPLHNFSLPCLKWGTQRLLRCVNADLDRRSSRFDAPQNGVVRVPNKRKMNDGDAVFLGGLGEEASGVANHAMMPWNLRTRRAACKAPQNEEERRFFDMGCSLRPVKEKKKMLVTGNERVKFSVSLSKEEVEQDFWALAGTRPPRRPKKRPRIVQRQLNTLFPGFWLAEVSAESYKVADVPE, encoded by the exons ATGGCCACGGGACCCGAAAGATCGAAGCCACTGCACAACTTCTCGTTGCCCTGTTTGAAATGGGGCACCCAACGGTTACTTCGCTGCGTCAACGCCGACCTCGATCGCCGATCCTCGAGATTCGACGCGCCCCAGAACGGCGTCGTTCGAGTCCCCAACAAGCGCAAAATGAACGACGGCGACGCCGTTTTCTTGGGAGGACTCGGAGAAGAAGCTAGTGGCGTGGCCAACCATGCCATGATGCCTTGGAATTTGAGGACGAGAAGAGCTGCGTGCAAGGCACCGCAGAACGAAGAGGAGCGAAGGTTTTTCGACATGGGGTGTTCTTTGCGGCCggtgaaggagaagaagaagatgctgGTGACGGGGAATGAGAGAGTTAAGTTTTCTGTTTCCCTTTCTAAGGAAGAGGTGGAGCAGGATTTCTGGGCCTTGGCTGGAACTAGGCCCCCCAGAAGGCCCAAGAAGAGGCCCAGGATTGTGCAGAGGCAATTGAAT ACACTTTTTCCTGGTTTTTGGCTGGCTGAGGTCAGTGCAGAGTCATACAAAGTGGCTGATGTTCCTGAATGA
- the LOC106770404 gene encoding zinc finger protein BRUTUS isoform X1, with protein sequence MATPLTGLQHMDGGGGVAVLSNPVSKVDSSANGGGGFGLSLSESPILIFSFFHKAIRNELDALHRLAMAFATGNCSDIQPLFQRYHFLRSMYRHHSNAEDEVIFPALDIRVKNVAQTYSLEHQGESEIFEHLFELLNSSVHNVESFPKELASCTGALQTSVSQHMAKEEEQVFPLLLEKFSLEEQASLVWQFLCSIPVNMMTKFLPWLSTSISPDESQDLRKCLSKIVPEEKLLQKVIFTWMEGRSRGNTVENRVDHSQVRCSSNPVSHQNGKIKCACESTTTGKRKYSTCFTDVSDTITTHPIDEILFWHNAIKKELNEIAVQTRKIQLSGDFTNLSAFNERLQFIAEVCIFHSIAEDKVIFPAVDGKFSFRKEHAEEESQFNDFRSLIESIQSEGATSSSETEFYSTLCSHADHILETIQRHFHNEEVQVLPLARKHFSFKRQRELLYQSLCMMPLKLIERVLPWLTSSLTEDEAQMFLKNMQLAAPTIDSALVTLFCGWACKARKDGLCLSSSVSGCCPAQRITDIEENIVQSSCPASALSGRDSSLLAESDGTQQRSVEQNLLEVHNEDVSEVSESESMQKRCCSSRSCCVPALGVSGNNLGLGSLTTTKSLRSLSFTTSAPSINSSLFIWETDNSSCDVGSTERPIDTIFKFHKAIRKDLEYLDIESGKLCDGDEXIIRQXSGRFRLLWGLYRAHSNAEDDIVFPALESKEALHNVSHSYTLDHKQEEKLFEDISRVLSELSVLHEVLQRTHISXDLSENSFGIPDAKDRDNVKKYNELATKLQGMCKSIRVTLDQHIFREELELWPLFGKHXTVEEQDKIVGRIIGTTGAEVLQSMLPWVTSALTEDEQSKMMDTWKQATKNTMFNEWLNECLKESPVSTTQAEASERSTSQRGGDYQESLNLNDQMFKPGWKDIFRMNQNELESEIRKVYRDSTLDPRRKAYLVQNLMTSRWIAAQQKLPKAPSGESSSKQIEGCSPSFRDPEKHIFGCEHYKRNCKLRAACCGKLFTCRFCHDNASDHSMDRKATMEMMCMQCLTIQPVGSVCISPSCNGLTMAKYYCNICKFFDDERNVYHCPFCNICRVGQGLGIDYFHCMKCNCCLGIKSASHKCLEKGLEMNCPICCDDLFTSSATVRALPCGHYMHSSCFQAYTCSHYTCPICSKSLGDMAVYFGMLDALLAAEELPEEYRDRYQDILCHDCDRKGTSRFHWLYHKCGSCGSYNTRVIKSEATNSSCH encoded by the exons ATGGCGACGCCGCTGACGGGGCTTCAGCACATGGACGGCGGCGGCGGAGTGGCGGTGCTGTCGAATCCGGTGAGTAAGGTGGATTCCTCCGCCAATGGCGGCGGCGGTTTCGGCCTGTCGCTGTCGGAATCGCCAATTCTGATATTCTCGTTCTTCCACAAGGCGATTCGGAACGAGCTCGACGCGCTGCACCGGTTAGCGATGGCGTTCGCCACCGGAAATTGCTCAGACATCCAGCCCCTCTTCCAACGCTATCATTTCCTCAGATCGATGTACAGACACCACTCCAATGCTGAAGATGAG GTGATATTCCCAGCTCTAGATATACGGGTAAAGAATGTAGCACAGACATATTCCCTTGAACACCAGGGTGAAAGTGAAATTTTTGAACATCTATTTGAGCTCTTAAACTCTTCTGTCCATAATGTTGAAAGTTTTCCAAAGGAATTAGCATCTTGCACAGGAGCTCTGCAGACATCAGTTAGTCAACACATGGCTAAGGAAGAGGAGCAG GTATTTCCACTGCTTCTTGAGAAGTTCTCCCTCGAGGAACAGGCATCTTTAGTTTGGCAGTTTCTCTGTAGTATTCCTGTGAATATGATGACTAAATTTCTTCCGTGGCTCTCAACATCTATATCACCCGATGAATCTCAGGATTTGAGAAAGTGCTTAAGTAAGATAGTTCCAGAGGAAAAACTTCTTCAAAAG GTTATTTTCACCTGGATGGAAGGGAGAAGTCGTGGTAACACAGTTGAAAATCGTGTAGATCATTCTCAGGTGCGATGTAGTAGTAATCCTGTTAGCCATcagaatggaaaaataaaatgtgcATGTGAGTCCACAACAACTGGGAAAAGGAAATATTCTACATGTTTCACAGATGTTTCTGATACCATCACAACACATCCTATAGATGAAATATTGTTCTGGCATAATGCgataaaaaaagagttaaatgagaTAGCAGTACAGACCAGAAAGATACAACTCTCTGGAGATTTTACTAACCTGTCAGCTTTCAATGAAAGGTTGCAATTCATCGCTGAAGTTTGCATATTTCACAG TATTGCTGAAGACAAGGTTATTTTTCCAGCAGTAGATGGAAAATTTTCTTTCCGTAAAGAGCATGCTGAAGAAGAAAGCCAATTTAATGACTTCCGTTCTTTAATTGAAAGTATTCAAAGCGAAGGAGCAACATCTAGTTCAGAAACTGAATTTTATTCAACATTGTGTTCACATGCTGATCATATACTGGAAACAATACAGAGGCATTTCCATAATGAAGAAGTTCAG GTTCTTCCTCTTGCACGTAAGCACTTTAGCTTCAAAAGGCAACGTGAACTTCTCTATCAAAGCTTATGCATGATGCCATTAAAGTTGATTGAGCGTGTCCTTCCATGGTTGACTAGTTCATTAACTGAAGATGAAGCacaaatgtttttgaaaaacatGCAATTGGCAG CTCCAACAATAGATTCTGCTTTAGTCACACTGTTCTGTGGTTGGGCTTGCAAGGCTCGTAAAGATGGTCTGTGTTTGTCTTCTAGTGTGTCAGGCTGCTGTCCAGCCCAGAGAATTACtgatattgaagaaaatattgttCAATCTTCCTGTCCTGCTTCTGCATTGTCTGGTAGAGATAGCTCACTATTAGCTGAATCAGATGGGACCCAACAAAGATCAGTCGAGCAAAACCTATTGGAGGTGCATAATGAAGATGTCTCTGAAGTTTCAGAAAGTGAAAGTATGCAGAAACGATGTTGCAGTTCGCGGTCTTGTTGTGTGCCAGCATTAGGAGTCAGCGGGAACAATTTGGGGCTGGGTTCACTCACTACAACCAAGTCCTTACGCTCTTTGTCTTTCACTACTTCTGCTCCGTCCATTAATTCTAGTCTTTTCATATGGGAAACTGACAACAGCTCATGTGATGTTGGCTCTACAGAAAGACCAATAGATaccatatttaaatttcataaagcCATACGNAAAGACTTGGAGTATTTGGACATTGAATCTGGAAAGCTTTGTGATGGTGATGAAANAATCATTCGGCAATNTAGTGGAAGATTCCGGCTTTTGTGGGGTTTATATAGAGCTCATAGTAATGCAGAAGATGATATAGTATTTCCTGCACTTGAATCCAAAGAAGCACTTCATAATGTGAGCCATTCCTACACACTGGATCATAAGCAGGAGGAAAAGTTATTTGAAGATATTTCCCGTGTTCTTTCTGAACTTTCTGTCCTTCATGAAGTCTTGCAGAGGACCCATATCTCAGNAGATTTAAGTGAAAATAGTTTTGGAATTCCTGATGCCAAGGATAGGGATAATGTGAAAAAGTACAATGAGCTTGCAACTAAGCTTCAAGGGATGTGCAAATctattagagtaaccctagatcAACATATTTTTAGAGAAGAGCTTGAGCTTTGGCCACTGTTCGGTAAACATNTCACTGTGGAAGAACAAGACAAGATAGTTGGCCGGATAATTGGAACTACAGGTGCTGAGGTTCTCCAATCAATGTTACCATGGGTAACTTCTGCACTTACAGAGGATGAACAGAGCAAAATGATGGACACATGGAAACAGGCAACCAAAAACACCATGTTCAATGAATGGCTAAATGAATGCTTGAAAGAAAGTCCTGTTTCTACAACACAGGCAGAAGCTTCAGAGCGTAGCACTTCTCAAAGAG GTGGTGATTACCAAGAAAGCTTGAACCTGAATGACCAGATGTTCAAGCCAGGTTGGAAAGACATTTTCAGGATGAATCAGAATGAACTTGAGTCAGAAATCCGGAAGGTCTATCGTGACTCAACTCTTGATCCCAGGAGAAAGGCGTATCTTGTGCAGAATCTAATGACTAG TCGCTGGATAGCTGCGCAACAAAAGTTACCCAAGGCTCCATCTGGGGAATCGTCCAGTAAACAAATAGAAGGATGCTCACCATCTTTTCGGGACCCAGAGAAACATATATTTGGTTGTGAGCACTATAAGCGAAATTGCAAGCTTCGAGCTGCTTGTTGCGGCAAGTTATTTACTTGCAGATTTTGTCATGACAATGCGAGCGATCACTCAATGGATAG AAAAGCAACAATGGAAATGATGTGCATGCAGTGCCTGACTATACAGCCTGTTGGGTCTGTATGTATATCTCCTTCATGTAATGGACTAACAATGGCAAAGTACTATTGCAACATTTGCAAATTCTTCGATGACGAAAG GAATGTTTATCACTGCCCATTTTGCAATATATGCCGTGTTGGACAAGGGCttggaattgattattttcattgtATGAAGTGCAATTGTTGCCTGGGGATAAAATCTGCCTCTCATAAGTGCCTGGAGAAAGGTTTAGAAATGAACTGTCCAATTTGCTGTGACGATTTGTTCACATCAAGCGCAACAGTGAGAGCTTTACCATGTGGGCATTACATGCATTCATCTTGCTTTCAG GCATACACTTGTAGCCACTACACGTGTCCAATCTGCAGCAAATCATTGGGAGATATGGCG GTTTACTTCGGTATGCTTGATGCTTTATTGGCTGCTGAGGAGCTTCCTGAAGAGTACAGGGACCGCTATCAG GATATACTCTGCCATGACTGTGACCGAAAGGGCACTTCACGCTTCCACTGGCTATATCACAAATGTGGATCTTGTGGCTCATACAATACCCGGGTAATCAAGAGTGAGGCAACAAATTCTAGCTGCCATTAG
- the LOC106770404 gene encoding zinc finger protein BRUTUS isoform X2, which yields MATPLTGLQHMDGGGGVAVLSNPVSKVDSSANGGGGFGLSLSESPILIFSFFHKAIRNELDALHRLAMAFATGNCSDIQPLFQRYHFLRSMYRHHSNAEDEVIFPALDIRVKNVAQTYSLEHQGESEIFEHLFELLNSSVHNVESFPKELASCTGALQTSVSQHMAKEEEQVFPLLLEKFSLEEQASLVWQFLCSIPVNMMTKFLPWLSTSISPDESQDLRKCLSKIVPEEKLLQKVIFTWMEGRSRGNTVENRVDHSQVRCSSNPVSHQNGKIKCACESTTTGKRKYSTCFTDVSDTITTHPIDEILFWHNAIKKELNEIAVQTRKIQLSGDFTNLSAFNERLQFIAEVCIFHSIAEDKVIFPAVDGKFSFRKEHAEEESQFNDFRSLIESIQSEGATSSSETEFYSTLCSHADHILETIQRHFHNEEVQVLPLARKHFSFKRQRELLYQSLCMMPLKLIERVLPWLTSSLTEDEAQMFLKNMQLAAPTIDSALVTLFCGWACKARKDGLCLSSSVSGCCPAQRITDIEENIVQSSCPASALSGRDSSLLAESDGTQQRSVEQNLLEVHNEDVSEVSESESMQKRCCSSRSCCVPALGVSGNNLGLGSLTTTKSLRSLSFTTSAPSINSSLFIWETDNSSCDVGSTERPIDTIFKFHKAIRKDLEYLDIESGKLCDGDEXIIRQXSGRFRLLWGLYRAHSNAEDDIVFPALESKEALHNVSHSYTLDHKQEEKLFEDISRVLSELSVLHEVLQRTHISXDLSENSFGIPDAKDRDNVKKYNELATKLQGMCKSIRVTLDQHIFREELELWPLFGKHXTVEEQDKIVGRIIGTTGAEVLQSMLPWVTSALTEDEQSKMMDTWKQATKNTMFNEWLNECLKESPVSTTQAEASERSTSQRGGDYQESLNLNDQMFKPGWKDIFRMNQNELESEIRKVYRDSTLDPRRKAYLVQNLMTSRWIAAQQKLPKAPSGESSSKQIEGCSPSFRDPEKHIFGCEHYKRNCKLRAACCGKLFTCRFCHDNASDHSMDRKATMEMMCMQCLTIQPVGSVCISPSCNGLTMAKYYCNICKFFDDESSQLCTYGQSAVPILHSIIATS from the exons ATGGCGACGCCGCTGACGGGGCTTCAGCACATGGACGGCGGCGGCGGAGTGGCGGTGCTGTCGAATCCGGTGAGTAAGGTGGATTCCTCCGCCAATGGCGGCGGCGGTTTCGGCCTGTCGCTGTCGGAATCGCCAATTCTGATATTCTCGTTCTTCCACAAGGCGATTCGGAACGAGCTCGACGCGCTGCACCGGTTAGCGATGGCGTTCGCCACCGGAAATTGCTCAGACATCCAGCCCCTCTTCCAACGCTATCATTTCCTCAGATCGATGTACAGACACCACTCCAATGCTGAAGATGAG GTGATATTCCCAGCTCTAGATATACGGGTAAAGAATGTAGCACAGACATATTCCCTTGAACACCAGGGTGAAAGTGAAATTTTTGAACATCTATTTGAGCTCTTAAACTCTTCTGTCCATAATGTTGAAAGTTTTCCAAAGGAATTAGCATCTTGCACAGGAGCTCTGCAGACATCAGTTAGTCAACACATGGCTAAGGAAGAGGAGCAG GTATTTCCACTGCTTCTTGAGAAGTTCTCCCTCGAGGAACAGGCATCTTTAGTTTGGCAGTTTCTCTGTAGTATTCCTGTGAATATGATGACTAAATTTCTTCCGTGGCTCTCAACATCTATATCACCCGATGAATCTCAGGATTTGAGAAAGTGCTTAAGTAAGATAGTTCCAGAGGAAAAACTTCTTCAAAAG GTTATTTTCACCTGGATGGAAGGGAGAAGTCGTGGTAACACAGTTGAAAATCGTGTAGATCATTCTCAGGTGCGATGTAGTAGTAATCCTGTTAGCCATcagaatggaaaaataaaatgtgcATGTGAGTCCACAACAACTGGGAAAAGGAAATATTCTACATGTTTCACAGATGTTTCTGATACCATCACAACACATCCTATAGATGAAATATTGTTCTGGCATAATGCgataaaaaaagagttaaatgagaTAGCAGTACAGACCAGAAAGATACAACTCTCTGGAGATTTTACTAACCTGTCAGCTTTCAATGAAAGGTTGCAATTCATCGCTGAAGTTTGCATATTTCACAG TATTGCTGAAGACAAGGTTATTTTTCCAGCAGTAGATGGAAAATTTTCTTTCCGTAAAGAGCATGCTGAAGAAGAAAGCCAATTTAATGACTTCCGTTCTTTAATTGAAAGTATTCAAAGCGAAGGAGCAACATCTAGTTCAGAAACTGAATTTTATTCAACATTGTGTTCACATGCTGATCATATACTGGAAACAATACAGAGGCATTTCCATAATGAAGAAGTTCAG GTTCTTCCTCTTGCACGTAAGCACTTTAGCTTCAAAAGGCAACGTGAACTTCTCTATCAAAGCTTATGCATGATGCCATTAAAGTTGATTGAGCGTGTCCTTCCATGGTTGACTAGTTCATTAACTGAAGATGAAGCacaaatgtttttgaaaaacatGCAATTGGCAG CTCCAACAATAGATTCTGCTTTAGTCACACTGTTCTGTGGTTGGGCTTGCAAGGCTCGTAAAGATGGTCTGTGTTTGTCTTCTAGTGTGTCAGGCTGCTGTCCAGCCCAGAGAATTACtgatattgaagaaaatattgttCAATCTTCCTGTCCTGCTTCTGCATTGTCTGGTAGAGATAGCTCACTATTAGCTGAATCAGATGGGACCCAACAAAGATCAGTCGAGCAAAACCTATTGGAGGTGCATAATGAAGATGTCTCTGAAGTTTCAGAAAGTGAAAGTATGCAGAAACGATGTTGCAGTTCGCGGTCTTGTTGTGTGCCAGCATTAGGAGTCAGCGGGAACAATTTGGGGCTGGGTTCACTCACTACAACCAAGTCCTTACGCTCTTTGTCTTTCACTACTTCTGCTCCGTCCATTAATTCTAGTCTTTTCATATGGGAAACTGACAACAGCTCATGTGATGTTGGCTCTACAGAAAGACCAATAGATaccatatttaaatttcataaagcCATACGNAAAGACTTGGAGTATTTGGACATTGAATCTGGAAAGCTTTGTGATGGTGATGAAANAATCATTCGGCAATNTAGTGGAAGATTCCGGCTTTTGTGGGGTTTATATAGAGCTCATAGTAATGCAGAAGATGATATAGTATTTCCTGCACTTGAATCCAAAGAAGCACTTCATAATGTGAGCCATTCCTACACACTGGATCATAAGCAGGAGGAAAAGTTATTTGAAGATATTTCCCGTGTTCTTTCTGAACTTTCTGTCCTTCATGAAGTCTTGCAGAGGACCCATATCTCAGNAGATTTAAGTGAAAATAGTTTTGGAATTCCTGATGCCAAGGATAGGGATAATGTGAAAAAGTACAATGAGCTTGCAACTAAGCTTCAAGGGATGTGCAAATctattagagtaaccctagatcAACATATTTTTAGAGAAGAGCTTGAGCTTTGGCCACTGTTCGGTAAACATNTCACTGTGGAAGAACAAGACAAGATAGTTGGCCGGATAATTGGAACTACAGGTGCTGAGGTTCTCCAATCAATGTTACCATGGGTAACTTCTGCACTTACAGAGGATGAACAGAGCAAAATGATGGACACATGGAAACAGGCAACCAAAAACACCATGTTCAATGAATGGCTAAATGAATGCTTGAAAGAAAGTCCTGTTTCTACAACACAGGCAGAAGCTTCAGAGCGTAGCACTTCTCAAAGAG GTGGTGATTACCAAGAAAGCTTGAACCTGAATGACCAGATGTTCAAGCCAGGTTGGAAAGACATTTTCAGGATGAATCAGAATGAACTTGAGTCAGAAATCCGGAAGGTCTATCGTGACTCAACTCTTGATCCCAGGAGAAAGGCGTATCTTGTGCAGAATCTAATGACTAG TCGCTGGATAGCTGCGCAACAAAAGTTACCCAAGGCTCCATCTGGGGAATCGTCCAGTAAACAAATAGAAGGATGCTCACCATCTTTTCGGGACCCAGAGAAACATATATTTGGTTGTGAGCACTATAAGCGAAATTGCAAGCTTCGAGCTGCTTGTTGCGGCAAGTTATTTACTTGCAGATTTTGTCATGACAATGCGAGCGATCACTCAATGGATAG AAAAGCAACAATGGAAATGATGTGCATGCAGTGCCTGACTATACAGCCTGTTGGGTCTGTATGTATATCTCCTTCATGTAATGGACTAACAATGGCAAAGTACTATTGCAACATTTGCAAATTCTTCGATGACGAAAG TTCACAACTTTGTACTTATGGGCAATCTGCAGTTCCAATCCTCCATTCTATAATAGCTACATCTTAA